The DNA sequence ATGATTTGTAATTGATTGATAATCCGGTCTTAATTCTCACCGGATGGTTTTACTTTACGTAAACAGGGTTTGTTGTGATTCTCACTGTGCTGTTGATAcaccactttaaaaaaagttttaaaaatattaaaaaaaactcacttttCAGACTTTGCTTCTCAGCTCTAAACAGTGAGATTTATACTAAGAACTGCGAAAACAATGATCAATTAGGCCTAGCATCTTgcaattatgattttatttttataattgtgcATTTACCACTATTTCTTAATATTgtgattttgcattttaattctgAGAAAATAGATCAAATTAATTGCGAATGTATACGCTATAAAAATGACTGTGGCTTTTTTTATTACGATTTTAAGTTTGTATCATGCAgttcagagaagaaaaaaaagctagaGCGATCTATTGTACACCAGAATAATGCGCGTGTATCAAAACCTATTTGTGTTTATCTTGCAGTTTTCAGAAAATTGTTTATAATTCTAAGGTTTAATTTCACAATTCGGAGTAAAAAAGGAAGAACACACTCCCAAAGTCGCAATAAAGTCTCCAcgcttttttagtttttgtcagAAACACGCTTTCAAAGCAACACTAATTCCTCCAAACGGACTAGGATGGAATAAACAGCACAGTTCTAGTCCATTGTTTAGAAGCAAAGGCTCTTTCTGAGGATCCTCTCTAATTATGTGAGGAATGAGAGGATCGGTCAATCACCGAAACCAGCAATTATGACTTTACGGAGGCATAAAGCACCCTGCTAACCCGAGAAGTGTGTGATATATTTCTCATTCCTGTCTGCTGATGACTGGACTGCCTGGATTTCACAACATTCTTATTACAGCATATCTGTCATAGTTCAGACGCTCACAGAAACATGCATTCAACATCTCCATTGGCCTGAAGTCAGCtgaagagagagtgtgtgtgtgtgagggtgtgtcacacacacacacacacacacacacaacagctgGTCAGCACGCATTACCCCGGGCCGTAGAGTATCACATATCCTCATCACACACCAGAGCAGAACCACAAATCAACACCAGACTGAATGCATGCATCTGGGAAAAATCTGGGCctgtataaaaacaaaccaaaaaaaagcagcttatGACTCCTCAGTCTAGGagaaaatctataataaataaataaataataattatgtgaaTGCAGGCCTAGATCTCACGCTGTTTGTAGTTAAACACTGCAGGTGAACATATATCTGATGCAATGAAACAAAGATGCTTTCTTTCCTCTGCGTCTGAAGGAACACACATCATATGAAGAACAGAGGAAACACAAACATATCTGAGCAGTGCATACGGTGTCTTGAAATCTACAGacgcaaataaaacaaacacttaggtgttttctttccactagaCTGAAGAAGACGTGATGCGGATCAAGAATAGTCGAATGCACTcctaaaaataaagctgcttcACGATGCACCGAAGAAACGTACGTCTAAAAGAGAGTCTTTAACGTCtgaagaaagagatggttcttttaTGGCTTCgctgtgaagaacattttagaCACCTTCCTTTTTAAGAGTTCAGCCTGAAGTCTTAAATCTGATCAGTCTGCTAGATAAAACAGATCCAGAGACCTGAACCTCCAAACTGACCAGTGCATGAAAAACACTGCTTATGTCTGTTGCGTCTCAGCTTAAATAATCAGAGCCTGAAGCGGTCAGCTCCTCTGgcattcagacacacacacacacacacacacacacacacacacacacacacacacacacacacacacacacacacacacacacagacacagacacagacacacacacacacacacacacacacacacacacacacacacacacacacacacacacacacacacacacacacacacacacacacacacacacacacacacacacacactcacactcacactcacacacgcacactcacacacagacagacagacacacacacacgcgcacgcacgcacacacacacacacacacacacacacacagacagacacacacacacactcacacacacacacacacacacacacacacacacacacacacacacacacacacacacacacacacacacacacacactcacacacacgcacactcacacacagacagacagacacacacacacacgcacacacacacacacacacacacacacacacacacacacacacactcacactcacacagacagacacacacacacacacacacacacacacacacctgtctgcATGCGACAGACGCAGCAGCTGCAGCGCTCCTGACAGTCACACTCACTTTTACAACACTGCCTTTGTCTTCGCCCTGGCAAAGTGCTGACTGCttattttacacacactctcacgcacacatcaaactttcccacacacacacacacacacacactcactctgagGGTTTAAATGCAGCAGATGGATACACATGCTCTGGCTGTTGCACAAATGTGATTAAAAGCAAACACTTCTAGTAATGCAAACACACCTCGATGTGCTCCAGCACGCCAGAAAACACACCGTCCTTCAAGACGTTAAGAACAACTAGTTTAACCCTCAGCGAATCATTCTTTAAGAAGTCAACAAAACTCTGCCAATGCTTTAAGCACCTTCAAAATACATactatttctttttctattatttttaagagatttttctGGACATGTAAGTTTCAACATACATTTTGTACAATTATTTATGCAGTTATATGTcaagaagtatatatatatgaacccTTCCCCCATATCTCACGCacttttgaactgtattttGTTGCTAAATATGAACCTCATCAAAACCACACCAACTGAAAGTAAGTGTTTGTTCAATGAATTAAAGGCATTCAGCTTGAAAAGCTTTAAAACTACTCAAAGTAATATTTAGGTTGGTTTGGGGGAAATTAATATGTAGGATtcagtctgtttttaaaaatcatgagttgaaatttgaataaattctaTAAACATCATTCAGGGTGATATTGGTACAGATTATATGTtcttataaatattatacaatgatgaattcaaactaaatgattaaatcagGTCAGTCACTGGAATGATTCGTGAGGTTTTCGTCAGTAATGAGAGATGCTTGTACaaatacaactaaataaaaaaaattggatttcTACATTTCACAAACATGTTTATTCGGCAATATAATACAAACACTAAATGCTGGGTGAGGAGGCGGGGATTACTGTGGAGGGGGTGGGCGTGGTCTCTGCTGTGAGAGGAGGAGTCACTGTAGAGGAGGAGGGAATCTCCACCTACAGAGGAGAGAAACTCTTTAAAGGTTGAATTCTACAGATGTATGCATGACAACTTGATTAAACACTTCTTACTagtttctctgctcttttcCGCAGCATGTTCCAGGCTTTATGATGAGCCTACAAGACAAATAATACACGTTTACTACAacacaacacaccagacaccAAATCCAGAAAGAGCCGTACGTACAGTGAGGTTGAGAGGCAGCGAGAGCCCTTGAGCCCGGCGCCGGACGCCCCGCTCGCTCGGACCCAGAGGATGGACACACACAACCTCATACTGAGACACCAGACCTGTGCTGGACACCAGAGGACCCCCGCTCACCGACACGTGATCCccacacctgagacacagagagagagagtgtgtgagacagagagagagagagacagtgtgtgagtttgtgttagagagagagtgtgtgtgcgtgtgttagagtgtgtgagagtgagtctGAGTaagagagcgagtgtgtgtgtgtgtgtgtgagtgtgcgtttgttagagtgtgtgagtgagtgagtgtgtgtgtgtgagtgagactgtgtgtatgtgcgtgtgtgttagagagagagtgtgtgtgtgtgtgtgcgtgtgtgtgagtgagactgtgtgtatgtgcgtgtgtgttagagagagagtgtgtgtgtgtgtgtgtgtgtgtgtgtgtgtgtgtgagtgtctgtgttagagagtgtgtgtgtgtgtgcgtgtgtgtgttagagagagagtgtgtgagtgagtgagtgagtgtgtgtgtgtgtgtgtgtgtatgtgcgtgtgtgttagagagagagtgtgtgtgtgtgtatgtgcgtgtgttagagagtgtgtgtgtgtgtgtgtgtgtgtgtgtgtatgtgtgtgtgtgtgtgtgttagagagtgtgtgtgtgtgcgtgtgtaagtgtgtgtgttagagagtgagtgtgtgtgagagtgagtgagactgtgtgtatgtgcgtgtgtgttagagagagagtgtgtgtgtgtgtgtgtgtgtgttagagagtgtgtgtaagtgtgtgtgtgtgagtgagtgagtgagtgtgtgtgtgcgcgtgtgtgagtgagtgagtgagtgagtgtgtgtgtgtgtgtctgtgtgtgtgttacacacACCTGTATAGCGTCACTGTCCCGTTCTGACTTTGAGCTGCTCTTTCTTCAATCTCTTCCTGTTTAATCCTGaacaaacacaatcacacacacatcagagtaTTTTATCTATACTGTAATATTCCTGCTTTTATTGTGAAtgagtttttcttaaaaaacaaacactttcatagtttttttttgtgtaagtgatgtatttgtttcattGATCTTTTTAAGAAGTGTGTCTCAGTTTAAGCTCCTGCGCCGGACGCAGATCCTCTGATTGTTCTGGTCTACTCAGATCTACATCAGTACACATGAACCCATCTGAGGAGCGTCTGGTGTTTCTTGAACCTGCTGTGAGAGAAGATCTGGAGCGCCACAGACTCAGAAACCTCCAGCGGCTCCCACGGAAGATCCTTGTGAACGATCTGAAGAGCTTCCCGCGTCAAACTGCGCAGATTCTCCTGCAGCGACAAACAAAGCTCCTCCTCAGcgactgctgtgtgtgtgtgtgtgtgtgtgtgtgtgttcatgactCAGATATGAGCCGTTTCCTCTGATCATCAGTATTACTAACATGAGGTTCAGCAGCACTGTATGTCTATGTCAGCATTATATCACACGCTTTTTACATGAACATATGATAAACTAAACTGTTTAAGTGAGTTCACTTCATAAAAGAGTTTTCTATATGCATTAAGATCTGGACAGTCCAATAAATCTCATCTAAAACTAGTGTAGAAAATCTTGACATCAATTTAAAGTGGATTTGTGATCTTTCAGGCACTTTCAGAGCAGGAGAAGTGCATGAGATCAAACCTGTGAAGATCAGCTTTTATACAAAAGTAGTATCTGATTGAAGCATTCAgaaacatgtacacacacacacacacacactctctctctcacacacacacacactctcacacacacacacacacacactctctctcacacacacactctctcacacacacacacacacactctctctcacacacacactctctctctcacacacacactctctctcactcacacactctcacacactcacacacactctcacacacacacacacacacactctcacacacactctctcacacacacacactcacacacacacacacacacactctctctctctctcacacacacactctcacacacacacacacacacacacacacacacacacacacacacacacacacacacacactcacactcacacacacacacacacacacacacacacacacacacacacacacacacacacacacacacacacacactcacacacactcacacacacacacacacacactctcacacacactcacacacacacacacacacacacacacacacacacactcacacacacactcacacacacactcacacacacacacacacacacacacacactctcacacacacacacactctcacacacacactctcacacacactctcacacacactctcacacacactctcacacacacacacacactctcacacacacacacacacacacacactctcacacacacacactctcacacacacacacacacacattagagaAGCGTGTCAAAGGCGGTGCTGACCTCTGAAGGCGTCCAGGAGTCCAAACGAGAGTCCAGAACCAGATCACAACAGAACGCACCAGCGGTGACTGAAACACGAGGAAACAAATACAGGAAATAACTCATAAGTGTAGATGTGTGAAGCACGAGGATGATCTCTGACTGTACCTGGTACTTCTGGAAGCTTCAGAAGCTCAACACTAAACTCATCCTTAAACGCTGCGTCGAGAACCTGTCCCAGAAGAGCCGCGCAGGAGCGCCAGTacgcctgaaacacacacacacacgtcgtTTCAGTGAGAACACACAGCTTCAGAAGCTGCTCACTGGtcctgcacgcacacacacacctggttGACTATTTGAGGATCTTCATCTTTGAAGGTGAGGAGGGTGAGGTCACAGGAGCGGGTCAAAGGTCGGTGCATGTGCCAGGGCTGACCGTCCACCAGAGCCAGAGCGGAGCTCTTCATGTGCCACTCCGTCagatctgacacacacacacacagacacacacacagacacagacacacagacagacacacacagacacacacacacacacacacagacacacacacacacacacacacacacacacacacacacacacacagacacacacacagagacacacacagagacacacacacacacacacagacagacacacacacagacacacacacagacacacacacagacacacacacacacacacacacacacacacagacacacacacacacacatgatattAAAGCATGCTTTTTCTGTGATGGGATTCAGAAATGGATTCAGAAAATGTTCTCATCCTCAGGCTATCAGAGATCAGGAGaagtgtctcagtaatggaagtgaatgggtgccgtcggaacgagagtctgataaaaacagaataatcacagcactccggtccatcagtgaacatctggagaagactgaagatcaaactaatccagcattaagatgcTTTtagtgtgtaaaatataaatctattatctataataactcttcctccagtgaaagtgttctggtctgaatcaggagagaaatctgagTTTACAGAACAGCTCTAAACTAATATGCGACTGGTTTTTCCACATGAGAGATGACAGGAGATGCACTTTTATCAGTTATTCTGGACTGatattttccataaaaacagcttctgtcttctccagatgttcactgacgGACCGGAGTGCTGGGGatccttctgacggcacccattcacttccattactgagacacttCTCCAGATCGGATGAAGACTCTCCTGTCTGGACTCACGGCGCGTGCAGCTGTACGGCGTGGAGGAGCCTCTGTTCATGACCAGGAGCGTCCCCTGAAGACCGGGCCCCTGCAGGGTCACCTCGATCTTCTCCGTCCGTGGATACAGAGATCTCTGGCGCGCCTGCTCTTCAGAAAACAGAGCGCTGCGAAGACTGCGCAGTTCTGCAGACGAGAGGCGTGCAGCCGCTGCATTCGACACCAGACCTGCAGCACATTCAGACAGCCAATAAACACACCTTCatccattttatatatatatatatatatatatatatatatatatatatatatatatatatatatatatatatacacacacacatatatacatgagAATGTGTTTTGCTGCATTTATACAccgctgttcaaaagttttttgttttttgaagaaGATTTgtctgctcaccaaagctgcaattatttaatataaaccacagaaaaaataaatattattctaatctaaagcagctgttttctctgtgaatgtgtgttaaagtgtcatttatttctgtgattttcagcatcattcctccagtcttcagaataatatactgatttactgatcaacaaacattttcaatcaATGTGGAAAACACTGATAATGATCAATCATATTAATATGACTTCTGAAGAATCATTGAAGACTGTAGTAATGAAATTCAGCTGtacttcacagaaataaattacactttaacacatatttttactgtatttttgaccaaataaatgctgagGAGGACATTTTTGACAACagtgtatattaattatattataatattgtaatatgtaagatTTCGTTAATGCACTTTTTCAGCAATATACAGAGTATCTATCATGAAAACAccgtaataaatgtataattactaAACAggaaatacagtatttattatcgctgtaattatttttaaatataattcaggATCATTAGGATGAACGTGAAGCAGTTTTTTCATCTATACTACAAGATCAGCATCAGATATTGAGGCATGGCATGTAAAACTTCCCTCAGTAGAAGAGCAAGTAGTTTAATGAGTTGTCTTTCGTCAGAGagtgtagtgtgtgtgagtgaaggTCAGGGTCTGATCGTGTCGTGTTCATCATGAGGTACTTACGGCGCGGAAGAATCTGACACACGGCCATGAGCATCCCACAGACACGTCCTCCGCGAGgaaaacagataaatataaCGTATACAAAGGGAAAAGAGCTAAAAGAGCTAAACGAGCTGTTAACTGTCAGACGCCGGCGACATGCTTCCGCAGCTTCCGGTTGCAGCGATAAAAACATTCCGCGTGGCCTTACGGAACGCGTTTAGGGTTCCGCTCTCGAGAAGGGCTGCGCATGCGCACATCTACACAGCGTCACAGACTTTTTATCAAACGGCACAGCAATGATTACAGTTTTTGAATTATTGCAAGGGGAAGGTTTAGGGTACATAAATacgttaataaaacacaatctaaTAAGCATACAATTAAATTACTGTTAGCTTCCGGTTTTGGCTTTATCCCTTCTAGccacattttttcttcttcttctgataAACAGAAAGGTGTGGATCAAAATGACCAACTCCCTTcccttttaacttttaaatccTCTCTCACAGATCTGTTGACTTGAGTTATATATCTCTcagtataaaatgttaattttcaaTATACTTAGCGTAAGAATCCTACTTTCAGTCATGCTAGCATGTCCCACTGTTTTCTGTCCATGGTCATGTTTAACCGCTCTTAGAAATGAAGACGAACCATCCCTTTCTTAccttttaataaacagaagaaCGCTTTTATAGCCCTGAGAAGCACCTTCACTTTTAAGTGTGCACTAGAAAGTTTACGGTTTCATCTCGTGTCCAAATCTCTTCCTTAATTCATCTTTAAATCCTGCAAACCattgattttctttctcttatcCTATTGTCATCCACCTTACCTTCAGCCTTCTCTCAACAATACACTTGATTTCATTCTTACTTTGACCAACAATTtagttaataatgttttttattgctcGTTTATCAGCTCATTCATTCtccccattaaaaaaaaaaaacactttaatgccCATCATCTGGATTCTGTGTAACGCTTGCATTATTTCCTGTCGAAATCTTGAATGGtttacttaaaacaaacaataaagtCACCGAATGACGAGCAAATATTCTCTGATTATGTAAAAATCTCCGTCATTTACTGAAATGTGATTTCATTCTGATAGTTTGCTttcaagtgtgtgtttgagttatGATTGGTGTGTGgtttctgtacaaaaaaaacatgaaaactttAACCGCAGCCGATTTATTgctattctttttttccagtaaGCCGCTCCACTTCTTCTTTGGTTTTTtgagcaaacacaaaacaaaatatataaacaacaaatatgtgTCAAAAGGAAAAACCCATCTACAGCACCTTAAAAACCCACCGTTATTAAACAAGTGATGTAAAAACTCTACAGATGTGTGACTTAACTAAGtgtttattactaaaaaaaaaaggtggcaTTTCTAACTAAGTTTCTTTGTGACCCGAAACAGCTTTCAGTGACGACATGGAAGCTTTATTGTTGAGAGCGCATGCCGTATTTCTGCTTAGTTTGTGATGGTTTTAAGGGTTTTTCCTGCGCCGGTTC is a window from the Puntigrus tetrazona isolate hp1 chromosome 1, ASM1883169v1, whole genome shotgun sequence genome containing:
- the mrpl39 gene encoding 39S ribosomal protein L39, mitochondrial; its protein translation is MFLSLQPEAAEACRRRLTVNSSFSSFSSFPFVYVIFICFPRGGRVCGMLMAVCQILPRRLVSNAAAARLSSAELRSLRSALFSEEQARQRSLYPRTEKIEVTLQGPGLQGTLLVMNRGSSTPYSCTRHLTEWHMKSSALALVDGQPWHMHRPLTRSCDLTLLTFKDEDPQIVNQAYWRSCAALLGQVLDAAFKDEFSVELLKLPEVPVTAGAFCCDLVLDSRLDSWTPSEENLRSLTREALQIVHKDLPWEPLEVSESVALQIFSHSRIKQEEIEERAAQSQNGTVTLYRCGDHVSVSGGPLVSSTGLVSQYEVVCVHPLGPSERGVRRRAQGLSLPLNLTAHHKAWNMLRKRAEKLVEIPSSSTVTPPLTAETTPTPSTVIPASSPSI